The sequence tgctaaacagaccttccatttttctccgtaagtaaaaatagtattaaatttaaCATACCAATGTATAGTGTAtgctaaaatgaatatttttagcatatgaaatattaaatttcatttgccTTCACGATAatttcattttccacaaaatcaaaataagtttagcagtaattttctattcttaataataaaatatgctaCCTTCCtccatttattcaaaaataaaattggatttcaaatcTAAATGTGTAATTACGCAAATAAACAACAGACGTAAGCTGCAATTGACTGTACTCAGATTCAATTTTTACCATTTAgggcaaatttttgaaaaatattcgccCATACGTTGCACTTTAATCATAAAAAGCAATTCAAATTGGTGAATTCTAGATTATTACATTAATGGTGAATATTGGACAAGATTTAAAAGCACGCTGATATTCCGACCTGTATATtataatctttaatataaaatgtctGTTAAACttcaataatgaattattatacatttttattacatttaatatcGATTTTTCGAACAATTTAATCTTGCTGAAGAACAATTCTGTTTGTGTGAAAAAGACATTCAAGTAAgtcaatattcaaaacaaaacaggcaagaggacaatgtttttgtttgaagacaACTGTTTCTCTGGttaatctaaaatctaaaataatgtcGAAAAATGAAATGTATTCTAGGTAATCTAGGTTATAAGCTGGAACTtgtttattctattgaaaataatgttttttttttttaattgaagagtactattacattttttattcggaatttatactttttgtgtttaaactcaatttttttattgaacagtcAAATGTATTGctataaaattcaaatgtttggctgaaaatgaatttatttgtttataaaacgaCGCTCCTGAAAACTACACCAAATCCAGCCCACAGAGCCTCTTGTGTCAGATGGATGCTTTTTGAAACAAATcaaatttcctcttaaatttaaaataaaaaggaatttcgaTTGTCTCAAAACACATGTTTTTTCATCAAACATCCTTTTGCGAATAATTCACCTAATCATTCAGACAAACAATGATGTTTGTGTGAAAAAGACAttcaatattcaaaacaaaacagacaAGACGACAATGCATTTGTTTGGAGGCATCTGTTTCTCTGGTTggtctaaaatctaaaataatgtcaaaaaattaaaaacattccaagTTACAAGCTGGAACTTGTTGATCCCATTGTACCTGATTCcggaaaaattaaaactaaggAAGAAATGTGAAATGTGCATAGACTGAAAAGTGTAGTAACCTGTAGTATTTATAGCAGATATTCACAAGTAAGTGGGTGTGGCACTCAAAACTCAAAAGGTGAAAGGTCCCTTAATTCTATAATCTCGAGAAGAGTTTTATGAGGGAAAGCACGCAAGGGCTTTTGTCATTTGTTGTCATTACCTCGATATGGGTTCAAGAGACCCACCTTAAAAGTTATCCGTTATACTGTTCTAGGTCTCTCGATCTTACCTGAAAATCTCTACAATTTGCAGGATTATAGAACGACGACCGAATTTTATTGCTTCCAAAATGCAGATTGACAATGCACAATTGGAGCGATGGCATAGAAATTTCAGAGGATGTACTAAATGGGCCCATAATTACCCTACAAACCTACACTAGGACTTTTGGGCGTCGTCTGATGGATCTCATAGAACTGAGCAGATGAATACTGGTAGGCCCCAGCCTGGCCAGATCTGGGCTTTAGGGGCGATTTTGATTTACTAGGTCCCCAGCAGGCCCCAGCAGGCCAGAATCGAGTTAAGTGGATTAGCAAGATTATCCTAAACTTTATGTCAAATAAACAATTCGAAAGGGCCAATACGTGCCGTCTGTTTCGAGTCTCATTACTGGATCCTACTGTCACAAGTGTCATTCTTCGAAGGGTAGGGGAATTTTGCTGTTGTATCATCATCATCAGTCCTAATTCCTTCATTCCTTCGAATTTCCTTCATTGTTATAAATCCTATTCTTCTTCAAAGTATTCCTATATAGACTGTCTGTTGAAAACTGCATGCCAATCATACTCTTTTCCCTTCTCTCGTTTTTTTTCGCTTGATTGCGAACTGAATTGAGGAGTAAGCGAACAATAAGTGCATTTGAAATGATTCTTCTGCTATTTAAGACAAATgctgtatttaaaaaagatcagagatagaacaaaaattaaaataggatCATATAGATTctattagggatcgtccataaacgtTACCACTTTAGGGTCCCAGTCAAAGTAACGTTACATTTATATTAaccttttagaatttagagaaaattttttggtacatatatggtaaagtttttattaaatttctagatgatgaatgtttttttgtaaaaaagtaataattttctttaaaattttaagtttttagttgaaaattcaacattctggtTGAGCattctagaattttgttaaaaaatcgtattttttgtagtaaattatctttttgtttaaaaatgcatatttttgtttttgaaacttcaactttttggcttaGAACTCTTGacatttactgaaaattcgtattttttttcttctacaaattaagaaatttaaatcaaattaaaatcaaatttaagattCTATATTTAATGTCTAGTATTCAAGTTAATTTACAGAATTCCTGATTATAAAATCGAAatcaaatcaaagaaaattaaaattcaactttatggttcagaattgttgaatttttttacaaaatcgtcttttttgtagtaaattattcttttggtttcaaaattcatttttttagcttgaaaactcaacttttggataagaattcttaagctttgttaattttttttttttcccCCTTTCtgaaaacttcaactttttagtttagaatttttgaatttggttaaaaaattgtttatttttaggtagagaattaatatttttttgtttaaaaaatcttctttattacttgaaaattgaacttttttgtttagaattttttgcgCTTTGTCAAAAGATCAtcttttaatagtaaattaatgtttttgtttaaaaattcatctttttcagttaattgtccaattttttggttgagaattcttgaattttattaaaaattcgcctttttttgctattaagttaatatttttgtttaaaaataaatctaccttaattgaaaattaaggtttttggttgaaaattcttgaattttgttaaaaaattgttgttttttttttggtagaaatttttttttgttaacaatttaaaaactaggTTTTGAAGTAgagctactttcttaaaaattaaaaaaaaaaaattcttaaaaaaaaatgaaactttttggtgtaGAATTTTTGAgtcttatagaaaatttgtatttttttgatgataaattaatgattggtttaaaaatccatatttttggttgtgcgaattcaactttttcgttaggAATTCTATAATTTTGCAGCTAGGTTTTAGAgtagaactactttcttaaaaatgaatttttttaataacgattccaaattttagtcaaaaactgatctctttcgttgaaattgaactgctttgttgaaattcctttttttttttggttcaaaaattaccGTGGTAATTGAATATTTACCTATTCTatatagttgaacattcaactttttgtttgagatttcttttattttgttggaaattcatatttttttagtataaaattataacttttttattaaaaaaaaaattaagtgtttggtagaaaattcttttttttttacaatttagagTTATtgttctcaatcaaaaatttaactaattcatttttggttaaaaatgagtccTGAATATGCAAACCCAAGAATAATTTGCACAATAAatcttttggcaaaaaaataagtctttttgggttgaaaattaattctttcaaattgaaaagtctgctattctacttttttcaaaatgaatattttttagattaaactacgattgttttattaaaaatttataactatattatgataagaatttcaatttttggcttaacatttattggttgttaaaatatcatattttcgtgtacaataagccagtgttttgtagaaaatttctatttttcgaatgtaaattcaactatttttgtaaaaaaaaagttgaactatatattttgttaacaagtcattgttattgtttgaaaattcaacttttttgtgcaaaattttcggttaagaattcatctctgttggtttaaaattgaattgtttttattttatttaaccactattgttgaaagttgaactactttctaaaaaatcaaactgttttgttaaaaattcgcattttttggtttATGAAATTCATcctccttttttttgaaaattcatcttttatcataaaagtaatcttttttgttattggcttatgctttttaattaaaaaatctatataattttggttcagaataattatttttgtttgaatttcttttgtattgaacattcttctttttagtttggtaattcatttttattcttttcggtttaaaaaatctttcttgtttgaaaataataatctttttttgaaaattcgtctttttggtttgaaaattcatcatttggtagaaaagtcatatattgttgttgttgtaagttaatttattttatttgaaaagactattattatatttttacttcggaactgtatttttgtttgttgaataattaaaaaaatgaactaagaaATCCtatttttggtattgaaaatgcagtttttcaactgaaaatttcactatttcttttttgttcgaaaaatgatgttttttaattgaaaattcacgtttatgggttaaaaattcaactatttaggttaaaaatttgggtttttgtttatttattttttggcttgaaattttaatagtatggtagaaaattcaactatttggttcaaaaataaataatgtggttacaagttagtttttttttaattcatattttctggttataattcaactgttttcttaaaattttgtctttttgggttaaaattttaagagcagggcagaaaattcaactatttggtagaacaaTCAATTGTATCGTTAATAAATGaactttattgtagaaaagtaCATGTTTTTGGTTGGTAgattggaattttacaattctgacagaaaattcaactgtgtaaaCAGATCAATTgtgaattgaatattaaataaaataaaaatgaactttttttgtttaaaattcatattttcagaataaaaatcgCAATGTCAtgcagaaaattggtctttttggcttaaaaattcaacaattttatagaaacttccactattttgtagaaaattcaactgttttatcagATTAGTTTTCCTTCTTAACTGtcaaatctttcttggtagaaaatttaattcttttatgtaAAATCCGCCTTTTTCGTTTGagtattcattttttcaagttaaaaattcaacaaaaaaatataaaattataacaaaagagattaaatcttaaacaaaaaagacgaatttgtaacaagcCAGAAATGCGATTTTTGTGCAAAgcgattgcatttttaacccaaaatatgaactttagaccctaaaaagacgaattttcaacaactaaattaGCCAAAAACACTTCtatgaatttcagaaaaagtgACATAAAAATAGGAACTTTaataatttatggaattaaacagaaatagtttgaataaaaataaaaataaatttttaatactcttaAACTTTCACTTTTTGATTGTGGACCATTTTTAAATCCGGAACACACAAATTGTGTCGAACTGTAACATTTTATGTATTAATATAAAGAATCAAAAGACTGAGGATCCTTTTTTTGAAgatcaaattgatattttcactcagaaaaaaatttttgtcttgaatagaaaaaaattgttttcttgaataTATACACGAAAATTGAGTTGCATCAAACAGATTTTGgctgattcaacaaaatatttgattgacccaACAAATATTTTCGGCTGTATCAACCAAACACTACcaattttgttgattcaaccaaatcgtgTTCTGAGTATACTAAATCTGAATTCAGATTTAGTATGCTCTAAAGAAAAAAGACAATCAACAATGTGGGACCACTTATAATCGGTTCAGAATTTAGGTAATGGCACatcaaaaagaaataagaaactgATTAGTTTAAAAGCTGCAGTCTAGATCTTCATTGTATATTATACATTGTTCAATGTGtttgtattgtaaaatttgaaGGGTGCAGATTTAATGGGCTACCCAAGAAAGGGCGTGCaggaaaataaataacaattgcaaGAAGGAATGAGAGAATAAGATTAGTATTATAACAGGTAGAAGGTTCGACATTACAAAAGCTATTGTTTTAAATCTATTCCGACTGGGAGAAATCTTTCGTTTGTGAGACTCTTCTAATTCTTAATTATGGATTTACACACACAGTAAATATTGACATGGAATACAGCTCTAACCATAAGGGTTCTAATGACGATCATTATCGCTATAAAATGTTTGTTTGAGTTTGACATTCAAGACCTTAAAATCTTATGTTctcatcttttcaaatttgtaaatactGTATATAAATAGAGTCAATAGAAGCATaggtaaacactttttttatcttttctgctCACAAAAGCTGAAATTAAAGTTATTAACCTAAAATAATGATCTTAACTTTGGGACTCTAAATATTATGTAGCTTTTATTGTAATGAATTCTTGCTAATATTTCAATTATGATTCTTACACAATATCATGATCAATGTTTGTGGACTGCTAAAGtaataaaagaacaattattgACTCATATTCATCACTCTTTCTACAAAACTTGTTTTCTAAACTTCCAAAaccttgcaatttttaattgtatacttCAGTTCAAGTCTGGTAAAAGTCTTGTAAAGTCCTAAGCATTtgttaacagttgaatttcccgTTGCATTTTCCCGacaatctcaattttttttccaacCCGCAAGAAAAGTTTGCCCTGAAAGTGCGCAAAGTATCCACAAGTTGGGTTGTACCGCCACAATAAAAATACGCGCGGGGGGAAAAGTGTTGGTCGCGTTGTCGTGGCTGCGAGACGCCATTGCAGCGCGCTCTGCTCTGATTGGCCAACTCGGGCCATGACGTACTCTCGGTGGGGGAACGAAACGTCCATGGGCGGAGCAACTTGTCTCTCGTCGGAACGATTCTCACCTCACTACTTAGAGTCATCATAGGTTTCTCAGCAGTCCTCGTGACAACTGCTGACCTCCGCTCTCTCGACTTGGAGTCATACCTTCACTATTTCAAATCTCGATTTCTTTCAACTCAAGTTTTTCCAAAGTTTCCTCTTTTCGAAAAGCCGGTCCTTTCTGTGCGCGAACGAGTGTGTTAAGTGTAGTGTTTCACAAAAAACTATAGTTCTCCCAAAGAATTGTGTTTTTTTCTGGACGTCCCCTGCAGGGCGTCCCTGGACATTTCATCTCTTAaggattaatttgtaaaaattgtcaAGATGCTCACATACAATTCCTTAGCGATGTATCGTCAGCAGCAACAATCTGGACAACAGTCATTGTCTCAGCAAGTGCAGCACCATCCGCAGCATGGTCAACAACACACGGAGGATGGTCTTCAGCAATATTGGTATGGATATCCACATGGGCATGCACCAGCTGCTCATCATCAGAGTCCAACAGGTCCTCAGCAGTATCTGAATCCTTCAGATGTCCTCACGTGGCCCCATGCACATGCACACCATTACTCGCATCTTCAGTACCAACACCATCATTATCAGCAGCAACAACAACAACAGCAACAGCAGCAGCAGCAACAACAGTTGAGTACTGTTAATGATTGGAGTGGTGATGAAGGCAACAACAATAATTCCTCCGCCGTCGGAATCACGAGCGAACCGAGTCCTGCAATCACAATCAGCGGCAGCGAAATTAGCAGTCCCGGAACACCGGCGACACCACCTGTTAACAACAACAATAACAATTCTGTGacgaataacaataataatggaTCCAGTACGCCAATCCGACCTTCACAGATCCGGAGTCCCTACGAGTGGATGAAGAAACCTTCCTACCAGACTCAACCCAATCCAGGTTagttgatttttatttgatccaTTTGATAAGGACATGTTTGATGGTAACTTTAAGGAAAAATCTTGGTTTCAGACCTTTTTTTCTCTCATTGTGATTGAGATTAGTATAACATAGAAGCAACAAAAACATTTGCTGATGTATCTCAACTTGTTGGTCATGTCCTAAATTTGAAGGTTTCCATTTAATCTACAACAAAATGATTCAAGATTTTAATAGTCTTGTTTCTTTAGATATGAcacttttaattattccattttaactgaaaaaaacgaTAGGAAAAATCTGACAAAATTCACGATTGTACTTTAAACATTTCTCAAGAAATTGCCGTTGAAAATTTTGCAGAATATCacaaattgttcgt comes from Belonocnema kinseyi isolate 2016_QV_RU_SX_M_011 chromosome 5, B_treatae_v1, whole genome shotgun sequence and encodes:
- the LOC117173079 gene encoding homeobox protein CDX-1: MLTYNSLAMYRQQQQSGQQSLSQQVQHHPQHGQQHTEDGLQQYWYGYPHGHAPAAHHQSPTGPQQYLNPSDVLTWPHAHAHHYSHLQYQHHHYQQQQQQQQQQQQQQQLSTVNDWSGDEGNNNNSSAVGITSEPSPAITISGSEISSPGTPATPPVNNNNNNSVTNNNNNGSSTPIRPSQIRSPYEWMKKPSYQTQPNPGKTRTKDKYRVVYTDHQRLELEKEFHYSRYITIRRKAELAANLALSERQVKIWFQNRRAKERKQSKKREEQEQKDVKPTTEQLAGSMASLGFAGMSSMLGSLMQNGGTPPLPPHPLTLGHSPASLHAAHHAHHAVLGL